Within the Fischerella sp. PCC 9605 genome, the region TAGCAAGTCAACATTTTTTGGCGATCAGGTGTCAGGTTACATCTGTAGATTTTGAGGGTGATATTGAGGTAGAAGTTGAATTTCATCCCGAACCGCACACCCAAGGTGTCAAACACTGGAAAACAGTCAAACAAGGTGGCTTAGATAATATTATCTGGCTGCACAGCCAAACTCTGCATTCTGCAATCGAATTGGGGATGGCAGCTAAGCTGATTGTAGAAGGTGAAGAAGTAGCACCCGTGCGCGTGCATCAGCTAGAACATCACAGCCCCAAACTTGTCACCACTTTGCAAGTTGAACCCGGCAAAGCTGTCAGTCTCGAAAAGATTATTACTCTCTACACTTCCAGGGAAACACCAACTCCTGCGGAAGCAGCCATGATTCGGCTAGTTGCTGCACCTAGCTATTCAACCTTGCTAGCGGCGCACATTGCTGCATGGGATGGGGTATGGCAAGAAAGTGATGTGATTATTGAAGGCGATCGCCTCGCGCAGTTGAGCGTCCGCTACAATCTCTTTCAATTGCTTGCCGTTGCGCCGCGTTACGACGATCGCGTCAGCATTCCTCCCAAAACCCTTTCTGGCTTTGCTTATAGCGGACATATCTTTTGGGACACGGAAATTTTCATCCTGCCTTTGCTGATTCACACTCAACCAGCATTAGCACGTAACTTGCTCAACTACCGCTACCACACTCTACGTGGGGCGCGGCGCAAAGCCCAGGAAATGGGATACAAGGGAGCTTTTTATGCTTGGGAGAGTGCTAGCACTGGTGATGAGGTGACTCCTCGTTGGGTAAGCGATCCTAACGGTAAACAAGTCCGCATCTGGTGCGGTGATATTGAAGTGCATATCAACACTGACGTAGCTTACGGTGCTTGGCAATACTGGCAGACAACCGGTGATGATGAATGGATGCGCGACTATGGCGCGGAAATAATTCTAGATACGGCGGTGTTCTGGGAAAGCCGTGTAGAGTGGAATAACCAACGTCATTGTTACGACATCCGTGATGTGATTGGCCCGGATGAAAATCACGATCGCGTAGATAATAATGCTTTCACTAATTTATTGGTGCAGTGGCATTTGCAAACTGCTTTAGCGCTATTAGATTGGCTGGAAAAGTCCTATCCCGATGAAGCAACACAACTGGCAGAAAAACTTAACTTAGAGCCACAACAACTGGAACTTTGGGCTGATATCTCCAACCGTCTCTATATCAATCACGATGTAGAAACTGGTTTGATTGAACAGTTTGAAGGCTTCTATAACTTAGAATATGTCAACTTTGCTGATTACGAACCGCGCACCAAATCCATGCAAGGACTGTTGGGAGTAGAAGCCACCAGCCAAAAGCAGATTCTCAAGCAGCCAGATGTGTTGATGCTAATGTACTTGCTGCGCGATCGCTTTGATAGCAAAACCTTGCAAACCAACTGGGACTATTACAGCCCCCGCACCGATCATACCTATGGTTCTTCGCTTGGGCCAGCAGTTCACGCCATCTTAGCTTGCGACATCAATCAACCAGCTGAAGCCTACACTCATTTTACGCGGGCGGCAATGGTAGATTTAGCAGATGTGCGGCGTAACGCCCATGAAGGCATTCACGCCGCTAGTGCAGGTGGAGTTTGGCAATCTGCGATCTTTGGATTTGGCGGCGTACGCATGACTCAATTTGGGCCCATTGCTTGTCCAAATCTCCCACCCAGCTGGACACGTCTGAAGTTTCGGTTGAAATGGCGCAATCAGTCCTATGAGTTTGATTTGACAAAGTGAAAGGGACTGGGGATTAGGGATTGGGGATTGGGTTTTCACGCCTAAAAATTATGGAATTCTGCTTTACCCACAGACAAATTTTGGTATTGGGTACTAGGGACTTGGGACTGGTGAGACCACTTCCCGTCTTGGCTTCTGCCTATAGGGGAAAGTGGCGTAGACGCCCGTCAGGGCGGTGAGCAGCGCGGTCTTGGGGGTTTCCCCCATGTAGACGCGCGCAGCGCGGTGAGACCAGCCCCCGTCTTGGCGGTCTCCGTCACGATGGGGGACTGGCGAACCCGAAGGGCTTCCCGAAGGGTACGACTGCGTAGACGCGCGCAGCGCGGCTCAAGGCAGAGTACCCGTAGACGCGCGCAGCGCGGCTCAAGGCAGAGTAGGGCTTCTCGTAGAGTACCCGAAGGGGGACTAGGAAAAACCCAATACTAACGTATTACCAACCCAGTACCCAATACCCAATACCCAGTACCCAGTCCTCAGTAAAGAGTACCCTCAAGCGTGGAGCGGCGTTCCGAGCGGGGTAGTATTACTATTACTACTCTAATGAGTCAATCTAAATATTCTCTCAAGCGTTCCTGCTAATTAGGAACGCTTTTTATGTTGAAGGCTAAAAAGCCTACTTCGTAAACTTCATAACATGCACCCTTTTAAATTTGGGGAAAAGTGTCATCAAATCTTCTCCCCATCACCCCATCTGTCTAAATGGGAAAATTAAAAGCTTTACAGCTTAGCCAATGGTTACTTGACTGGTATCGACAGCAGCAGCTCCATTAACACCTCGGGCTACAGAAACCATTTTGTTAAGAATATTTTGATTGGGAACTTTACCTTTTAACACAACAGTGCTGCCAGTTTGAGCAACCCAGAGAGTATCGACATCATCCAGCTGCTGATCTTGGTCAAATGCAAGCGCTACACGCTTTGCTAAACCGCTTTCGTCATATTCCCCATTCAATCCCATACGCTCAGGGGGAATTTGTTGAGTAGCAGCAGGTGCAGCAGCCTGTTGTTGCTGTACTTGCTGGGGAGCAGGATTTACTTGAGCATTTTGAGGTTTTTCTAGTCCAAACAGTCTTTTTAACCAACCCATAAACTTTTTCTCCTATAAGGCTAATAACCATCTGTAATATTAAAAGCAGACCATAGGAGCTACATCTGTCCATAACCTGATTTTTAGTTAGAAAGACTCCTACTACCGGATGAAAAATTAGCGATCGCCCTTCTCATCCCCAAGCATTTTTTAAAGAGTTTTTCTTCTCTTAACAAATATTTGCAACACAACCCTATTTGAGGAATTAACCTCAGTTCTATTGCCATTCCCTGTCCTCAAGTTCCTTAGTCGGCAATAATAAGGTTGCTTCAATTTCCTGCCTGATAGCAGCTGTCACCTCACAATTGCTATTCAGACAATCGAGTAGTAGCTGATTAGCATCGTAATAGCGTTGCAGCACTTGCTGTTGCTGTTGGCTAAACTGCCAATGGTGGTTAATATTACGATAATTAACGATCGTCGTTTTTAATTGTTCAACCCAAGCTGAAGAGTGTACCTGCCACCATACCTGAAACAGTTGTCGGTTTTGATTAGGATTCGGCAATTGATCCCTGAGTTGTTGTAGGGATTTATGAAGACCTGCATCCAGAACAATACCCAGAATGTTCGAGAGAGCATCTCCACAGGCATGACCATAGGCAAAGTCCTGGCTTCGGTCAATCGCACACTCCAGCAGTAGGTCATCTAACGCCGCATCCAGAAACATCCCCTGGTCGAGGGTGCAGGCTAGGGCAAAGTCAGAAGCCATGTGAGGAGTCCGGGCAAGGGCAAGGTAAAATGCTCGGCCCGTCGCAACCTTTGGTTGCGACGGAGTAGTACGAGATTTTTGGCTTGCCCAGGTCAAAAACTCTTGTAGGTAAGGGTCTTGGGCGACAAGTGCATCAATGTGTTGCTTCATCAACTGCATCAGCCCGTCAGCACTCCGGAGCATGGCAGCTGTCAACAAGAAGATTTCGCGCCAGTGAGGGTCAGTGATGTGACTGACTAATCCTCCCAATGCTTGCTCCAATGCTTGTAGGTTATGGCTGGCAACGATTTTTCTCGCCGTGAAGTATTCTTGAAACGCCAGATAGGAGAAGGAGAAAATTCCCCGTGCCCGTTCTGTCAGTAGCCCATGTTGCGCCTCGATCGCCTTCAGCACCGCTTCACTTTCTAGTTGCAGTTCCTCTGGCTCCGTTGGCATCTCAGGTAGATTACGAATATAGTCACCAATGTATTGCTCAATAACGCGTTGCTCAAAGAAGTACTGACCCTCTTCAAACGTTGCCGCCGCAATCTGACTCAACAACTTGAGCTTTTGTGGTAGTAAAAACCCCCGATAAACATCATCCCGTTCAACGCCTCTAGCTTCATCCCATTTGCCCAGAAG harbors:
- a CDS encoding phospholipid-binding protein codes for the protein MGWLKRLFGLEKPQNAQVNPAPQQVQQQQAAAPAATQQIPPERMGLNGEYDESGLAKRVALAFDQDQQLDDVDTLWVAQTGSTVVLKGKVPNQNILNKMVSVARGVNGAAAVDTSQVTIG
- a CDS encoding glycoside hydrolase family 65 protein, whose translation is MLDLTIETSQVHQQLIDSTDWNIIETEFDPTRLHHQETVFTLSNGYLGTRGSFEEGYPNDSSATMIHGVYDDVAIATTELVNCPNWLPFVVKVAGERFRMDSGEILNYERRLDMRLGIVSREVRWRSPAGHTLEFHFERFASLASQHFLAIRCQVTSVDFEGDIEVEVEFHPEPHTQGVKHWKTVKQGGLDNIIWLHSQTLHSAIELGMAAKLIVEGEEVAPVRVHQLEHHSPKLVTTLQVEPGKAVSLEKIITLYTSRETPTPAEAAMIRLVAAPSYSTLLAAHIAAWDGVWQESDVIIEGDRLAQLSVRYNLFQLLAVAPRYDDRVSIPPKTLSGFAYSGHIFWDTEIFILPLLIHTQPALARNLLNYRYHTLRGARRKAQEMGYKGAFYAWESASTGDEVTPRWVSDPNGKQVRIWCGDIEVHINTDVAYGAWQYWQTTGDDEWMRDYGAEIILDTAVFWESRVEWNNQRHCYDIRDVIGPDENHDRVDNNAFTNLLVQWHLQTALALLDWLEKSYPDEATQLAEKLNLEPQQLELWADISNRLYINHDVETGLIEQFEGFYNLEYVNFADYEPRTKSMQGLLGVEATSQKQILKQPDVLMLMYLLRDRFDSKTLQTNWDYYSPRTDHTYGSSLGPAVHAILACDINQPAEAYTHFTRAAMVDLADVRRNAHEGIHAASAGGVWQSAIFGFGGVRMTQFGPIACPNLPPSWTRLKFRLKWRNQSYEFDLTK